One genomic region from Rothia dentocariosa ATCC 17931 encodes:
- a CDS encoding ABC-F family ATP-binding cassette domain-containing protein, translating into MPRYITFDHISYAHPGEPPLFTDLSAVFSAPLTGLIGDNGTGKTTLFRLILGEIKPSHGTISTPPRIAYLPQDLGLSEHQHLADIFGITKILRALDALESGDYSPSLYDTIGDAWDIEERTLATLAEHGFSPARTTDAADPHAIRDLLMRPLSTFSGGQTVTAALAALLRSNPEFILLDEPTNNLDSAAKNRLFTALETLTCPALIISHDRDLLAHMNAIAELHADREGRAHLRTYEGNYNTYRAVRKAEESAVHRRVNEAKNEARKAERERVENQIKLDRNVRRGRDFERSKRKPGLAMGLDKNSSERSAGKLRTAHESMVADARAAVSEAQENLRMQERIYLELAQDALPAGRKVLELQRVGKDSCASAQQSAEFKNAHTQNTVSHETQPYGVDYSSRSQDFPEALTLTGPEHLRITGANGSGKTVLLNAIAHANKPGYHSPVPPAYRVLYRLGNAAYLPQRITLDPERTLLETVQRANPGASEQHLRDQLARLLFRRESVHQHIGELSGGERFRAALATVLLTDPVPQLLLLDEPTNNLDISSVDWLVQALDAYTGALIVVSHDEDFCERIRLDRTLSLSAKTLREAPC; encoded by the coding sequence ATGCCACGCTACATTACATTCGACCATATTTCGTATGCGCATCCGGGTGAACCCCCGCTTTTCACCGACCTCTCCGCCGTATTTTCCGCGCCGCTCACCGGGCTTATCGGCGATAACGGCACCGGAAAAACTACCCTCTTCAGGCTTATTCTTGGCGAGATAAAGCCTAGTCATGGCACAATTAGCACCCCACCGCGCATAGCGTACCTGCCGCAAGATTTGGGGTTGAGCGAGCATCAGCATCTTGCCGATATTTTTGGAATTACAAAAATTCTGCGAGCGCTTGATGCGCTGGAATCGGGCGACTACTCCCCCAGCCTTTATGACACCATCGGCGACGCCTGGGATATTGAAGAACGCACCCTTGCGACCCTTGCCGAGCACGGTTTTAGTCCTGCGCGCACCACGGATGCCGCCGACCCGCACGCCATTCGCGACCTTCTGATGCGCCCCCTTAGCACTTTTTCGGGCGGCCAGACGGTCACTGCCGCCCTCGCCGCGCTTCTGCGCTCGAACCCCGAGTTTATTCTGCTGGATGAGCCCACAAATAACCTGGATTCCGCCGCGAAGAATCGGCTTTTCACGGCTCTTGAAACCCTCACCTGCCCGGCGCTCATCATCAGCCACGACCGAGACCTGCTCGCGCATATGAACGCGATCGCCGAGCTGCACGCCGACCGTGAGGGGCGGGCGCATCTGCGCACATATGAGGGCAACTACAACACCTACCGGGCGGTGCGGAAGGCCGAGGAGAGCGCCGTGCATCGCCGCGTGAATGAGGCGAAAAATGAGGCGCGCAAGGCTGAACGCGAGCGCGTCGAAAACCAGATTAAGCTCGATCGCAACGTTCGGCGAGGCCGCGATTTTGAGCGGTCGAAGCGGAAACCTGGCCTGGCGATGGGCCTGGATAAGAACAGTTCAGAGCGCTCTGCTGGAAAACTTCGCACGGCACATGAAAGCATGGTGGCGGATGCGCGTGCGGCAGTTAGTGAAGCCCAAGAGAACCTGCGCATGCAGGAGCGTATCTACCTGGAACTTGCTCAGGATGCACTCCCGGCGGGGCGGAAGGTACTGGAATTACAGCGGGTGGGGAAAGACTCTTGCGCGTCTGCGCAACAGAGTGCCGAATTTAAGAATGCGCACACCCAAAATACTGTTTCACATGAAACACAACCTTATGGAGTTGATTATTCGTCCCGCAGCCAAGACTTTCCCGAGGCTCTTACCCTGACCGGGCCCGAGCATTTGCGCATCACGGGAGCAAACGGCAGCGGCAAGACCGTGCTTCTCAACGCGATAGCGCACGCGAACAAGCCCGGATACCACTCTCCCGTGCCGCCCGCTTACCGGGTGCTCTACCGCCTGGGCAACGCCGCGTATCTGCCGCAGCGCATCACGCTTGACCCTGAACGCACCCTCCTTGAAACCGTGCAGCGGGCGAACCCGGGGGCAAGCGAACAGCATCTTCGCGACCAACTGGCGCGGCTGTTGTTCAGGCGCGAGAGCGTGCATCAGCATATTGGGGAGCTTTCCGGGGGTGAGCGTTTTCGTGCCGCGCTGGCGACGGTTCTGCTCACCGACCCGGTGCCGCAGCTTCTTCTGTTGGATGAGCCCACGAATAACCTAGATATTTCGTCGGTGGATTGGCTGGTGCAGGCGCTCGATGCCTACACCGGCGCGCTCATCGTCGTTAGCCACGACGAGGATTTTTGCGAGCGCATCCGCCTCGACCGCACACTCAGCCTTTCGGCAAAAACCCTCAGGGAGGCACCGTGCTAA
- a CDS encoding class I SAM-dependent methyltransferase: MTVSSRYGARAAEYCEALGSLDQMEPTDIALIKSWGASVPGSILDAGCGPGHWARLLASADRLVTGIDVTPEFIAHARAASSAPNLNFEVMDMAHTPYTDGSFAGILAWYSLIHTPPAHLTGTLTEFYRLLIPGGSLLLGMFLGEHGLPFAHAVTTAYYVSVPEFSALCEKAGFTVKEVHTRSTGRHRDHLAIVACKPKD; this comes from the coding sequence ATGACAGTCAGCAGCAGGTATGGGGCGCGGGCGGCAGAATATTGTGAGGCGCTGGGGTCACTCGATCAGATGGAACCGACTGATATTGCCTTGATCAAGTCGTGGGGCGCATCCGTGCCAGGCAGTATTCTTGATGCCGGATGCGGCCCCGGGCATTGGGCGCGCCTGCTCGCCTCCGCAGACCGGCTCGTCACAGGCATAGATGTAACTCCCGAATTTATTGCCCATGCCCGCGCCGCCTCTAGCGCCCCAAATCTTAACTTCGAGGTCATGGATATGGCACACACGCCTTATACTGACGGGTCTTTTGCGGGAATTCTTGCCTGGTATTCGCTCATTCACACGCCGCCAGCTCACCTTACCGGCACACTCACCGAGTTCTATCGGCTGTTGATTCCGGGAGGAAGCCTTCTTCTGGGGATGTTTCTGGGCGAACACGGTTTGCCCTTCGCACACGCCGTGACAACCGCCTATTATGTGAGCGTTCCAGAGTTTTCCGCACTGTGCGAGAAGGCTGGGTTTACGGTGAAAGAAGTTCACACCCGCAGCACCGGAAGGCACCGCGACCACCTGGCGATAGTGGCGTGCAAGCCAAAAGATTAA
- a CDS encoding MmpS family transport accessory protein, which yields MEGSYYSNQPPLNKPNKTGTYALIGCLGCAGLLALVLVIVGVLAVIGASSPSKSTSTSPTAVASSHMPEEAASGSTAAQPPTKQKKEEPPQDTHTTTKKNTRSVTIEVTASGSGQVSYGASGSFNTAKFEDSWSYTEEIGKRDYYSVSVSGDIFNSDDSQVVTCKLMIDGKVKSEKSATGKYGHASCSTL from the coding sequence ATGGAAGGTAGTTATTACAGTAACCAACCTCCACTCAACAAACCTAACAAGACAGGCACCTACGCACTCATAGGCTGCCTGGGATGTGCCGGACTATTGGCACTTGTCCTTGTCATTGTTGGAGTATTAGCTGTCATTGGCGCATCGTCTCCTAGCAAGTCAACATCGACAAGCCCCACCGCTGTCGCTTCTTCTCACATGCCCGAAGAAGCAGCCTCAGGCAGCACCGCCGCGCAACCTCCCACTAAACAAAAGAAAGAAGAACCGCCACAAGACACTCACACAACCACAAAGAAAAATACACGTAGTGTGACCATCGAAGTAACCGCGTCAGGCTCGGGACAGGTTTCCTATGGAGCCTCAGGTTCTTTCAATACAGCAAAATTTGAAGACTCGTGGTCATACACCGAAGAAATTGGCAAGAGAGATTATTACAGCGTTTCCGTTAGTGGAGACATTTTCAATTCTGATGATTCACAGGTCGTCACATGCAAACTCATGATTGACGGCAAAGTTAAATCAGAGAAAAGTGCCACCGGTAAATACGGTCACGCTTCTTGCTCTACACTGTAA
- a CDS encoding NUDIX hydrolase gives MNSSPHYAAEVPEEHEADHSSVSLAVSTVILALRHKKNSARPSLWLPLVRRLREPYKGQWALPGGPLQSQQSLEQAAGYTLKRATGLEPGYLEQLYAFGDVLRAPEARAARINGTPVPAPGADHERVVSVVYWASIPATEVSQTRVHENIRWFPVDELPELAFDHNEIVEYALYRLQNKVEYSRIAHSFLGDEFTLAQLREVYEAILGRPLDPANFRRQIAASKSIIDTGRRIEGTRHRPPRLYRYNTAQAYADAGPLGMYRERRES, from the coding sequence ATGAACTCATCACCACATTACGCAGCTGAGGTCCCCGAAGAACACGAGGCCGACCACAGTTCGGTTTCGTTAGCGGTTTCTACCGTGATTCTTGCATTACGCCACAAAAAGAATAGTGCGCGCCCAAGTCTTTGGCTGCCGCTGGTGCGCCGCTTGCGCGAACCTTATAAGGGACAGTGGGCGCTTCCCGGCGGTCCCTTGCAGTCCCAGCAGTCTCTAGAGCAGGCGGCGGGGTACACGCTCAAGCGCGCGACCGGTCTTGAGCCTGGGTACCTTGAGCAGCTGTATGCGTTCGGTGATGTTTTGCGTGCCCCGGAGGCACGTGCGGCGCGCATCAACGGCACGCCGGTTCCGGCGCCTGGGGCGGATCATGAGCGCGTGGTTTCGGTGGTTTATTGGGCCTCGATCCCGGCGACTGAGGTTTCACAGACTCGCGTGCACGAAAATATTCGCTGGTTCCCGGTAGATGAGCTTCCCGAGCTGGCTTTCGACCACAACGAGATTGTGGAGTACGCCCTGTACCGCCTGCAGAATAAGGTCGAATATTCGCGTATTGCGCACTCATTCTTGGGCGATGAGTTCACGTTGGCACAGCTGCGTGAGGTGTACGAGGCAATTCTCGGTCGCCCGCTGGATCCCGCGAATTTCCGCCGCCAGATTGCAGCCTCAAAGTCGATTATTGATACCGGGCGGCGCATTGAAGGTACCCGCCACCGCCCGCCGCGCCTATACCGTTACAACACGGCGCAGGCTTATGCGGATGCCGGCCCGCTGGGCATGTACCGCGAGCGCCGCGAGTCTTAG
- a CDS encoding putative quinol monooxygenase has product MIFIVVKFPVKPEYAEKWLDLTRDFTEATRAEPGNKWFEWSRSVEDPNEFVLVEAFEDDGAAAHVNSAHFAQAITDMRPALRETPKIISRQIDGDGWDAMGELNIEN; this is encoded by the coding sequence ATGATTTTTATTGTTGTGAAATTTCCCGTCAAGCCCGAATACGCCGAAAAATGGCTGGATTTAACCCGCGACTTCACCGAGGCAACCCGTGCCGAACCCGGCAACAAGTGGTTTGAGTGGTCGCGCAGCGTTGAGGATCCGAACGAGTTCGTGCTGGTAGAGGCGTTCGAGGACGACGGCGCGGCGGCTCATGTGAACTCCGCGCATTTCGCCCAAGCCATAACCGATATGCGCCCGGCTCTGCGCGAGACTCCGAAGATTATCTCCCGCCAGATCGACGGTGACGGTTGGGACGCTATGGGCGAGCTGAACATCGAGAATTAG
- a CDS encoding SRPBCC family protein — protein sequence MTTAQIKFLETDPAMISAETTLRAAASDVYALIADPARHTELDGGGSVRGLISGDTPELREGDTFTEKMFLGIPYRMSPTVVRAEKNQILSWRMPADHYWTWEIADNHDGTVTVRETWDASEAKIFGFIPAVPVFRTVGAFARNRRNIALSLAKLHRTFEG from the coding sequence ATGACTACTGCGCAGATAAAGTTCCTTGAGACTGACCCCGCCATGATCTCCGCCGAAACTACTCTGCGGGCGGCGGCGAGTGATGTGTACGCCCTAATTGCCGACCCCGCCCGCCATACCGAGCTTGACGGCGGCGGTTCGGTGCGCGGACTGATATCCGGCGACACCCCCGAACTGCGCGAAGGCGATACCTTCACCGAAAAAATGTTCCTGGGCATCCCATACCGTATGTCTCCCACGGTCGTGCGCGCCGAGAAGAACCAGATCCTCTCTTGGCGCATGCCTGCCGACCACTACTGGACCTGGGAGATCGCAGATAACCACGACGGCACCGTGACCGTGCGTGAAACCTGGGATGCTTCCGAAGCGAAAATTTTTGGGTTTATCCCTGCTGTGCCCGTATTCCGTACGGTTGGTGCGTTCGCGCGTAACCGCCGTAATATTGCGCTGTCGCTGGCGAAACTGCATCGCACCTTCGAGGGGTAG
- a CDS encoding TetR/AcrR family transcriptional regulator — protein sequence MTTPASASEPRATRANNSREQILDAYEHLLVQAGERAATLDAVAAQAKVSKGGLLYHFGSKKALFQALLDRTRTYADEDLEKMRAAPEGASAYYINTSTFQGTPFDICLVALSRLAQDKNPAARELMDEIQGQWYELIRAEIGDDKMARTVLLLGDGMYYSAAFAGGMANPAARKRIKVDRDILLDALDILRRAAQ from the coding sequence ATGACTACCCCAGCCAGCGCATCCGAACCCCGTGCGACCCGCGCCAACAACTCGCGCGAGCAGATCTTAGACGCTTATGAACATCTGCTGGTACAGGCCGGTGAACGTGCCGCCACCCTTGATGCGGTCGCCGCCCAAGCGAAAGTTTCTAAGGGCGGCCTGCTCTATCATTTCGGCTCGAAAAAGGCGCTCTTCCAAGCGCTTTTAGACCGCACCCGCACCTACGCAGACGAAGACCTTGAGAAGATGCGCGCCGCACCCGAAGGGGCCAGCGCCTATTACATCAACACCTCAACCTTTCAGGGCACCCCATTCGATATATGCCTGGTTGCCCTCTCGCGGCTGGCGCAGGATAAGAACCCAGCGGCACGCGAACTCATGGATGAGATTCAGGGGCAGTGGTATGAGCTGATTCGCGCGGAGATTGGGGACGATAAGATGGCGCGCACCGTGCTTCTGCTGGGGGACGGCATGTATTACAGCGCGGCGTTTGCGGGAGGCATGGCGAACCCGGCGGCGCGCAAACGTATCAAGGTCGATCGGGATATTCTGCTGGATGCGCTCGACATTCTCAGGCGCGCGGCGCAGTAA
- a CDS encoding MFS transporter: MNNSYPVTEALPIHAPDQKIKRWIALTVLMLPVLLVSVDNTVLAFAVPSIAQALEPSSSEQLWIVDAYSLVLAGLLVPMGSLGDRIGRRKILLIGSVGFAVISALAAFAPTALLLVIARAVLGFFGAMLMPATLSLIRNIFRDPKERRTAIAVWAAGFSAGAALGPIVGGFLLSHFWWGSVFLMAVPVLVPFLVLAPMTVPESKDPNPGPLDMASILLIMIAMIGITFGLTHISEAGVDALALSTALIGAVFGLFFVRRQLRRGRAGTTPMLDVRLFKNTVFTGGILANLFAMFVDVGFLLFVSQHLQLVSGYSPMQAGLFLIPGLACTIIAGLYAAKLVSRFHPAVIVSSGLALGALGYLFVVFFGSRNDLLLMLSFMFLGLSVGAAQTISNDLILSSVPANKAGAASAISETAYEFGTVLGTVVIGGMLTAIYRAQVMVPAGLNADAAHAAGETLGGATAVAGQLPSDLSAELLHSAHAAFDSGVLVTATFSAVLLAVLSVFTYRMLRSAPAELEKAEH; this comes from the coding sequence ATGAACAACTCATACCCCGTCACCGAGGCGCTGCCTATTCACGCGCCCGATCAGAAAATCAAACGGTGGATTGCCCTGACCGTGCTCATGCTGCCGGTGCTGCTTGTCTCGGTCGATAACACCGTGCTCGCATTCGCCGTACCCTCAATCGCGCAGGCGCTCGAACCATCCTCCAGCGAGCAACTCTGGATCGTAGACGCATACTCGCTCGTGCTCGCCGGGCTGCTCGTGCCTATGGGAAGCCTGGGGGATCGCATCGGGCGACGTAAGATCCTGCTGATCGGATCCGTCGGGTTTGCAGTTATCTCAGCACTCGCCGCATTCGCACCCACCGCTCTACTGCTTGTCATCGCCCGCGCCGTACTCGGATTCTTCGGCGCCATGCTCATGCCCGCCACGCTCTCACTCATTCGCAACATCTTCCGTGACCCGAAAGAACGCCGCACCGCAATCGCCGTGTGGGCGGCCGGCTTCTCCGCTGGTGCAGCGCTCGGCCCTATCGTGGGCGGATTCCTGCTGAGTCATTTCTGGTGGGGATCGGTGTTCCTTATGGCGGTACCCGTACTCGTACCGTTCCTCGTGCTCGCACCCATGACCGTGCCCGAATCGAAAGATCCAAACCCCGGCCCGCTCGATATGGCGAGCATCCTACTGATTATGATCGCCATGATCGGCATAACCTTCGGTCTCACCCATATTTCCGAAGCGGGCGTGGATGCACTCGCGCTCAGTACCGCCCTTATTGGTGCCGTATTCGGTTTATTCTTCGTGCGTCGTCAGCTACGCCGCGGGCGTGCGGGAACCACCCCCATGCTCGATGTTCGCCTCTTCAAAAACACCGTGTTTACCGGGGGGATTCTGGCGAACCTGTTCGCTATGTTCGTAGATGTTGGGTTCCTGCTCTTCGTCTCGCAGCATTTGCAGCTGGTTTCGGGGTACTCTCCCATGCAGGCTGGACTGTTCCTGATTCCTGGTCTGGCGTGCACCATTATTGCGGGTCTGTATGCCGCTAAGCTCGTTTCACGATTCCACCCGGCGGTGATTGTGTCTTCGGGGCTTGCCTTGGGTGCCCTCGGGTACCTGTTTGTGGTGTTCTTCGGTTCGCGCAACGACCTTCTGCTCATGCTTTCCTTCATGTTCTTAGGGCTGAGCGTGGGTGCGGCGCAGACCATCTCGAATGACCTAATTCTTTCCAGCGTTCCAGCGAATAAGGCGGGTGCTGCGTCGGCAATTTCTGAGACCGCCTATGAGTTCGGCACCGTGCTGGGTACCGTGGTGATCGGTGGCATGCTGACCGCAATTTACCGTGCACAGGTGATGGTTCCCGCCGGTCTTAATGCGGATGCGGCCCATGCGGCGGGCGAAACCCTCGGCGGCGCGACCGCAGTTGCCGGGCAGCTTCCCTCGGATCTAAGTGCCGAGCTGCTGCATTCGGCGCATGCCGCATTCGATTCGGGCGTGTTGGTGACCGCAACCTTTAGCGCCGTGCTTCTGGCGGTGCTGTCGGTCTTCACTTACCGGATGCTCCGCTCGGCACCCGCCGAACTGGAGAAAGCAGAGCACTAG